The Saccharomonospora glauca K62 genome has a segment encoding these proteins:
- a CDS encoding NADH-quinone oxidoreductase subunit J, with product MTGMTLTSMTMSLANGLVLAQAEVSTGEAIAFWILGPIALAGALGMVFARNAVHSALWLVLTMLSLGLLYLTQQAQFLGFTQIIVYTGAIMMLFLFVLMLVGRESSDSVVEVLRGQRLMAGLVGIGVAVLLASALTRAFVNVTPAQPLDPWSDLGGGAGGLGRIIFTDYLFPFELTAALLITAAMAGMVLSFTSRHRKGGKRSQRELVVARFRGEYERPSPKPGPGVFATSNSVATPALLPDGSVAPESLSELIESIPTAKLQAHRKQVAGETRESGPKALVGSDTASKAPDAGSDEGEDK from the coding sequence ATGACCGGGATGACTCTGACGTCGATGACGATGTCGCTGGCGAACGGCCTGGTACTCGCTCAGGCCGAGGTGTCCACGGGCGAGGCGATCGCGTTCTGGATCCTCGGCCCGATCGCGCTGGCGGGCGCGTTGGGCATGGTGTTCGCCCGCAACGCGGTGCACTCGGCACTGTGGCTCGTGTTGACGATGCTCTCGCTCGGGTTGCTGTACCTCACGCAGCAGGCGCAGTTCCTCGGGTTCACCCAGATCATCGTCTACACCGGCGCGATCATGATGCTGTTCCTGTTCGTGCTCATGCTGGTGGGACGCGAGTCGTCCGACTCGGTGGTCGAGGTCCTACGCGGACAACGCCTGATGGCGGGACTTGTCGGCATCGGTGTCGCCGTGTTGCTGGCCTCCGCGTTGACCCGCGCGTTCGTGAACGTCACCCCGGCCCAGCCGCTCGACCCGTGGAGCGACCTGGGCGGTGGCGCGGGCGGACTCGGCCGCATCATCTTCACCGACTACCTGTTCCCGTTCGAGCTGACGGCGGCGCTGCTGATCACCGCCGCGATGGCCGGAATGGTGTTGTCGTTCACCAGTCGGCACAGGAAGGGCGGCAAGCGCAGTCAGCGTGAGTTGGTCGTCGCCCGGTTCCGCGGCGAGTACGAACGGCCGTCCCCGAAGCCGGGGCCCGGCGTGTTCGCCACGTCCAACTCGGTGGCCACCCCCGCGCTGCTGCCCGACGGGTCCGTGGCACCCGAGTCGTTGTCGGAGCTCATCGAGTCCATCCCCACCGCCAAGTTGCAGGCGCACCGCAAGCAGGTGGCCGGTGAGACACGGGAGTCGGGCCCGAAGGCTCTCGTCGGCTCCGACACCGCGAGCAAGGCCCCGGACGCAGGCTCCGACGAGGGGGAGGACAAGTGA
- the nuoK gene encoding NADH-quinone oxidoreductase subunit NuoK, producing MSPTYYLLLSALLFTIGAVGVLVRRNAVVVFMCIELMLNAVNLSLVTFSRINGSIDGQVMAFFVMVVAAAEVVVGLAIIMSIFRTRRSASVDDSNLLKY from the coding sequence GTGAGCCCCACGTACTACCTGTTGTTGTCGGCGCTGTTGTTCACGATCGGCGCCGTCGGCGTCCTCGTGCGCCGCAACGCCGTCGTGGTGTTCATGTGCATCGAACTCATGCTGAACGCCGTGAACCTGTCGTTGGTGACGTTCTCGCGCATCAACGGCTCGATCGACGGTCAGGTGATGGCGTTCTTCGTGATGGTCGTCGCCGCGGCTGAGGTCGTGGTCGGGCTGGCGATCATCATGTCGATCTTCCGGACCCGGCGTTCGGCCTCGGTCGACGACTCCAACCTGCTGAAGTACTAG
- the nuoL gene encoding NADH-quinone oxidoreductase subunit L yields the protein MIALSWLLVAFPALGALVLLVGGNRTNAWGHVLGCATVIASFVYGLALFFSESLSEAADTTVYSWIPVESLQVDFGLRIDPLSVTFVLLITGVGALIHIYSIGYMSNDAARRRFFGYLNLFVAAMLVLVLGNSFVMLYLGWEGVGLASYLLIGWYQDRPSAATAAKKAFLMNRVGDVGLALAIFLMFKYIGSTSYAEVFAGIGELSPGVITAIALLLLLGACGKSGQFPLQAWLPDAMEGPTPVSALIHAATMVTAGVYLIARSSPIYNLTEDGRLVVTIVGAFTLLLGSIIGCAYDDIKKVLAYSTVSQIGYMMLAVGLGPMGYALGIAHLLTHGFFKAGLFLGAGSVMHAMNDEVDMRKFGGLAKKMPITAATFGLGYLAIIGFPFLSGFWTKDAIIEAAFGQEGWRGWVFGGAALLAAGITGFYMTRLVLLTFFGKERWRETTSADGREFHPHEAPPVMTVPMIVLSVGSVAAGFLLMSGDTLAEFLVPSVGTLAETEHGALPHTLVPWLTVGLSALGVLVAWLLFGRRPTPIERPENVSWPVRAARKDLYGNALNEALVARPGLWLTRFAVFLDNRGVDGVVNGLAAVFGGSSSRLRRMQTGFVRSYALSMLGGSFLLVAALLLVRFS from the coding sequence TTGATCGCTCTATCGTGGCTGCTGGTCGCGTTTCCCGCGCTCGGCGCCCTTGTGCTGTTGGTCGGTGGTAACCGCACCAACGCGTGGGGGCACGTGCTCGGCTGCGCGACGGTCATCGCGTCGTTCGTCTACGGCTTGGCGCTGTTCTTCAGCGAGTCGCTGTCCGAGGCTGCCGACACGACGGTCTACTCGTGGATTCCCGTCGAGTCGTTGCAGGTCGACTTCGGACTGCGTATCGACCCGTTGTCGGTGACGTTCGTCCTGCTGATCACGGGTGTGGGCGCGTTGATCCACATCTACTCGATCGGCTACATGTCGAACGACGCCGCGCGGCGCCGGTTCTTCGGTTACCTCAACCTCTTCGTCGCCGCGATGCTGGTGCTGGTGCTCGGCAACAGCTTCGTGATGCTGTACCTGGGCTGGGAAGGCGTCGGCCTGGCCTCGTATCTGCTGATCGGCTGGTACCAGGACCGGCCTTCGGCGGCCACCGCCGCGAAGAAGGCGTTCCTGATGAACCGCGTCGGCGACGTCGGGCTCGCACTGGCGATCTTCCTGATGTTCAAGTACATCGGCAGCACGAGCTACGCCGAGGTGTTCGCGGGCATCGGCGAGTTGTCGCCGGGCGTGATCACCGCCATCGCGCTTCTGCTGCTGCTCGGTGCGTGTGGCAAGTCGGGCCAGTTCCCGCTCCAGGCGTGGTTGCCCGACGCGATGGAGGGCCCGACCCCCGTGTCGGCCCTGATTCACGCGGCCACAATGGTCACCGCGGGCGTGTACCTCATCGCCCGGTCGTCGCCGATCTACAACCTCACCGAGGACGGGCGGCTGGTCGTCACCATCGTCGGCGCGTTCACGCTGTTGCTCGGGTCGATCATCGGATGCGCCTACGACGACATCAAGAAGGTGCTGGCCTACTCCACGGTGAGCCAGATCGGCTACATGATGCTGGCCGTCGGCCTCGGCCCGATGGGGTACGCACTCGGTATCGCGCACCTGCTCACCCACGGCTTCTTCAAGGCGGGGCTGTTCCTCGGAGCGGGGTCGGTCATGCACGCCATGAACGACGAGGTCGACATGCGCAAGTTCGGTGGGTTGGCGAAGAAGATGCCGATCACGGCCGCCACGTTCGGGCTCGGCTACCTCGCGATCATCGGGTTCCCGTTCCTGTCCGGCTTCTGGACGAAGGACGCCATCATCGAGGCGGCGTTCGGCCAGGAAGGTTGGCGCGGCTGGGTGTTCGGCGGCGCGGCGCTGCTGGCCGCGGGCATCACCGGCTTCTACATGACGCGGTTGGTGCTCCTGACGTTCTTCGGCAAGGAACGCTGGCGCGAGACGACGTCGGCCGACGGCCGAGAGTTCCACCCGCACGAGGCGCCACCGGTGATGACCGTGCCGATGATCGTGCTGTCGGTCGGTTCGGTGGCCGCGGGCTTCCTGCTGATGTCGGGCGACACGCTCGCCGAGTTCCTCGTGCCCTCGGTGGGCACGTTGGCCGAGACCGAGCACGGTGCACTCCCGCACACGCTGGTGCCGTGGCTGACCGTCGGGTTGTCCGCGCTCGGCGTGCTGGTCGCGTGGCTGCTGTTCGGCAGGCGCCCGACCCCGATCGAACGGCCGGAGAACGTGTCCTGGCCGGTCCGCGCGGCCCGTAAGGACCTGTACGGCAACGCCCTGAACGAGGCGCTCGTCGCCAGGCCGGGGCTGTGGCTCACCCGCTTCGCGGTGTTCCTGGACAACCGCGGCGTCGACGGTGTGGTGAACGGACTCGCCGCGGTGTTCGGTGGCAGCTCCAGCCGCCTGCGCAGGATGCAGACCGGATTCGTGCGGTCGTACGCGTTGTCGATGCTCGGCGGGTCGTTCCTGCTCGTCGCCGCACTGCTGTTGGTGAGGTTCTCATGA
- a CDS encoding complex I subunit 4 family protein, whose amino-acid sequence MSWLVALILLPLVGALALAGLRHNDRAATLTALAVSVVELLLIVPTWLSYDPDGDRIQLATSVDWIPALGVHLSFGVDGIALVMIAVIALLVPVVIGALNSTDRLPEGRSVGGFLSLLLLQEALTIAVFAATDVFLFYVLFEVMLVPMYFLIGFYGGPKRQYAAVKFFLYSFLGGLIMLASAIGAYSLAVDELGEGTFDWATLVSVVSDAPLETQVWLFLGFFLAFAIKAPLVPFHTWLPDAAGQAPIAVTVLLVGVLDKVGTFGFLRYSLPMFPDGSAQLAPLVLVLGVLGVIYGSILAAGQQDMKRFVAYVSIAHFGFIALGIFAFTPQATVGSATYMLNHSLATGMLILVIGIVAARGGSTRISDYGGMFKLTPILGGMLLVAGMSTLSLPGTNSFVSEFLVLLGAFDSRPVYAIIATVGMVLAAAYVLWLYQRIMTGPVRGAALVDVTDGGAVPESAPAGGGGTGTATAVAPEKTETRKAIRDLSGKEIAVLAPLVVLIVGLGLYPQPVLDTVTPSVEATLQAVQER is encoded by the coding sequence ATGAGTTGGCTCGTTGCCCTGATCCTGCTGCCGCTGGTCGGCGCCCTCGCCCTGGCCGGGCTGCGGCACAACGACCGGGCGGCAACGCTGACGGCACTGGCGGTGTCCGTCGTGGAGTTGCTGCTGATCGTGCCGACCTGGTTGTCCTACGACCCGGACGGCGACCGCATCCAGCTCGCCACGTCGGTCGACTGGATTCCCGCCCTCGGCGTGCATCTGTCGTTCGGTGTCGACGGCATCGCGCTCGTCATGATCGCGGTGATCGCGCTGCTGGTGCCGGTGGTGATCGGTGCGCTGAACTCCACGGACCGACTGCCCGAAGGCCGCTCGGTGGGTGGATTCCTGTCGTTGCTGCTGCTGCAGGAGGCGTTGACCATCGCCGTGTTCGCGGCGACCGACGTGTTCCTGTTCTACGTGCTGTTCGAGGTCATGCTCGTGCCGATGTACTTCCTCATCGGCTTCTACGGCGGACCGAAGCGGCAGTACGCGGCCGTGAAGTTCTTCCTCTACTCGTTCCTGGGCGGGCTCATCATGCTCGCCTCGGCCATCGGCGCGTACTCCCTGGCGGTCGACGAACTGGGCGAGGGAACGTTCGACTGGGCCACGCTGGTGTCGGTGGTCAGCGACGCCCCGTTGGAGACGCAGGTCTGGCTCTTCCTCGGGTTCTTCCTCGCGTTCGCCATCAAGGCGCCGCTCGTGCCGTTCCACACCTGGCTGCCCGACGCGGCGGGGCAGGCCCCGATCGCCGTCACAGTGCTGCTGGTGGGCGTGCTCGACAAGGTGGGTACATTCGGTTTCCTGCGCTACAGCCTGCCGATGTTCCCCGACGGAAGCGCCCAGCTCGCCCCGCTGGTGCTGGTGTTGGGCGTGCTCGGCGTGATCTACGGATCGATCCTCGCGGCGGGCCAGCAGGACATGAAGCGCTTCGTGGCGTACGTGTCGATCGCCCACTTCGGATTCATCGCCCTGGGCATCTTCGCGTTCACCCCGCAGGCCACGGTGGGCTCGGCGACGTACATGCTCAACCACAGCCTCGCCACGGGCATGCTGATCCTCGTGATCGGCATCGTGGCCGCGCGCGGTGGTTCGACGCGGATCTCCGACTACGGCGGCATGTTCAAGCTGACCCCGATCCTCGGCGGCATGCTGTTGGTGGCCGGTATGTCCACGTTGTCCCTACCGGGCACGAACTCGTTCGTCAGCGAGTTCCTCGTGCTGCTGGGCGCGTTCGACTCGCGCCCGGTGTACGCGATCATCGCCACGGTGGGCATGGTGCTCGCCGCCGCGTACGTGCTCTGGCTGTACCAGCGGATCATGACCGGGCCGGTGCGAGGAGCCGCGCTCGTGGACGTCACGGACGGTGGTGCCGTGCCGGAGTCCGCTCCGGCCGGTGGTGGGGGCACGGGTACCGCCACGGCGGTGGCCCCGGAGAAGACCGAGACCCGCAAGGCGATCCGTGACCTGTCCGGCAAGGAAATCGCGGTGCTCGCACCGCTCGTCGTGTTGATCGTCGGCCTCGGGCTCTACCCGCAGCCGGTGCTCGACACGGTGACACCGTCGGTGGAAGCGACACTGCAAGCGGTGCAGGAAAGGTAA
- the nuoN gene encoding NADH-quinone oxidoreductase subunit NuoN, whose product MLNLHLAQQGPIEAPAIDFPAVMPLVIVLGVACVGVLLEAFLPKHQRWTAQVALSLLAVVGAGVALALYLPDAPEHGTTTLSGTLAIDSPALFLWGTLLALSVAALLLIADRTVERGGAFVAEAGISPGTFQDKEQARSQSMSTEVFPLTLFALGGMMAFTAANDLLTMFVALEVLSLPLYLMCALARRRRLLSQEASVKYFLLGAFASAFFLYGLALLYGYAGSVRLSEIANATAGTDRSDTLLFAGLGLLMVGLLFKASVGPFHTWTPDVYQGAPTPVTAFMAACTKVAAFGGMLRVLTVAFQSTHWEWRGVMWAVAIVSMVIGAVLGLTQTDIKRMIAYSSIAHAGFLLIGTMALTDDGLSGTLFYLLAYGFTTLAAFGVISLVRDSTGEATHLSAWAGLAKRSPVLAATFTFLLFALAGIPLTSGFVGKFVVFSAALSDGMAPLVVVGLVFSAVAAFFYLRVVVLMYFSRPAEEGPTVSVPGTFTTAAITLGVVVTLLLGIAPTFALDWAGAGGFAIAS is encoded by the coding sequence GTGTTGAACCTTCATCTCGCCCAGCAGGGACCCATCGAGGCGCCCGCCATCGACTTCCCGGCCGTCATGCCGTTGGTGATCGTGCTCGGCGTGGCGTGCGTCGGGGTACTGCTGGAGGCGTTCCTGCCCAAGCATCAGCGGTGGACGGCGCAGGTGGCGTTGAGTCTGCTCGCCGTCGTCGGCGCCGGCGTGGCCCTGGCGCTGTACCTGCCCGACGCCCCCGAGCACGGCACCACGACGTTGAGCGGGACCCTGGCCATCGACTCGCCCGCCCTGTTCCTGTGGGGCACGCTGCTCGCCTTGTCGGTGGCGGCGCTGCTGCTCATCGCCGACCGGACGGTCGAGCGGGGCGGCGCGTTCGTGGCGGAGGCCGGTATCAGCCCCGGTACCTTCCAGGACAAGGAGCAGGCGCGAAGCCAGTCCATGTCGACGGAGGTCTTCCCGCTCACGCTGTTCGCGCTCGGCGGCATGATGGCGTTCACGGCGGCCAACGACCTGCTCACCATGTTCGTGGCGCTGGAGGTGCTCAGCCTCCCGCTGTACCTGATGTGCGCGCTGGCGCGTAGGCGGCGGCTGCTGTCGCAGGAAGCGTCGGTGAAGTACTTCCTGCTCGGCGCGTTCGCGAGTGCCTTCTTCCTGTACGGGCTCGCGCTGCTCTACGGCTACGCGGGCTCGGTGCGGCTGTCGGAGATCGCGAACGCCACCGCGGGCACCGACCGTTCCGACACGCTGTTGTTCGCGGGCCTCGGCCTGCTCATGGTGGGCCTGCTGTTCAAGGCGTCCGTGGGGCCGTTCCACACCTGGACCCCCGACGTCTACCAGGGCGCGCCGACTCCGGTCACGGCGTTCATGGCCGCGTGCACCAAGGTGGCGGCGTTCGGTGGCATGCTGCGCGTGTTGACGGTGGCCTTCCAGTCGACCCACTGGGAGTGGCGCGGCGTGATGTGGGCCGTGGCCATCGTGTCGATGGTGATCGGTGCGGTGCTGGGCCTCACGCAGACCGACATCAAGCGCATGATCGCGTACTCCTCCATCGCGCACGCGGGATTCCTGCTGATCGGCACGATGGCGCTGACCGACGACGGGCTGTCGGGCACGCTGTTCTACCTCCTCGCGTACGGCTTCACCACGTTGGCCGCGTTCGGGGTGATCTCGCTGGTGCGCGACAGCACCGGTGAGGCCACGCATCTGTCGGCGTGGGCGGGGCTGGCGAAGCGGTCGCCGGTGCTGGCGGCCACGTTCACGTTCCTGCTCTTCGCGCTCGCCGGTATCCCGTTGACGAGCGGGTTCGTGGGCAAGTTCGTGGTCTTCTCGGCGGCTTTGTCCGACGGCATGGCGCCGCTGGTGGTGGTCGGCCTGGTGTTCAGCGCGGTCGCGGCGTTCTTCTACCTGCGTGTGGTCGTGTTGATGTACTTCTCCAGGCCCGCGGAGGAAGGTCCCACCGTCAGCGTGCCGGGCACCTTCACCACGGCGGCCATCACGTTGGGCGTGGTGGTGACCCTTCTGCTCGGGATCGCGCCCACGTTCGCGCTCGACTGGGCGGGCGCGGGCGGCTTCGCCATCGCGTCGTGA
- a CDS encoding ESX secretion-associated protein EspG → MTVELTLYAFLDALATIGCHTPHAIFSGGARYVPPSATDRVAAETFDELAAAGLTEGTRLKPEFEDVLHVFARPHTEYFAHVRAGDEQYHSLVAARGRSVVVAVRTGNQVHLDTSAARDLPAVLVDTLPPADVPVFDPFRVPTHQLREEPDGPEGEDLHDLFSRPEHGLGYLRVARHPDGGERVEADSVVCYLDVDLGRVGLHRDGDHITVFPGSPDGLASRVTRLRATLD, encoded by the coding sequence GTGACGGTCGAGTTGACCCTGTACGCGTTTCTGGACGCGCTGGCGACCATCGGGTGTCACACTCCACACGCGATCTTCTCCGGTGGCGCCAGATACGTTCCGCCCTCGGCCACGGACCGCGTGGCAGCGGAGACCTTCGACGAACTCGCCGCCGCGGGACTCACCGAGGGAACCCGGCTCAAACCCGAGTTCGAGGACGTCCTGCACGTCTTCGCCAGGCCCCACACCGAGTACTTCGCCCACGTACGAGCCGGGGACGAGCAGTACCACTCGCTCGTCGCCGCGCGTGGCCGGTCGGTGGTCGTCGCGGTCCGGACCGGAAACCAGGTCCACCTCGACACCAGCGCCGCCCGTGACCTGCCCGCCGTCCTGGTCGACACCCTCCCGCCCGCCGACGTTCCGGTGTTCGACCCGTTCCGAGTCCCCACGCACCAGCTCCGGGAGGAACCCGACGGCCCCGAAGGGGAAGACCTGCACGACCTGTTCTCCCGCCCGGAGCACGGACTCGGCTACCTGCGTGTGGCCCGACATCCCGACGGCGGCGAACGAGTCGAGGCCGACAGCGTCGTGTGCTACCTCGACGTCGACCTCGGTCGAGTGGGGCTGCACCGCGACGGCGACCACATCACCGTGTTTCCGGGAAGCCCCGACGGACTCGCGTCCAGGGTGACCCGCCTCCGGGCCACCCTGGACTGA
- a CDS encoding PPE domain-containing protein, producing MVFERPLTAAEIYEQVTGGKGPGSLSEAATAAERLHRAFTDFATDLRDIAKEIEHSWDGDAGNHAAGLTKWLARTLENDKSLVWSVNRSLTDQITEFVRARAGVVPVPPQPPAPTLEDMAHELFGDNSYQAKLDAYERDVQNNIAVYRAYHQASLANAGILPLRYPSPPPTADGSEITRADVSGQPSSTTQQLSPMGGGPGSIEQVEAPPPSTPPIAVPEQRSSSRPPVDTASPSPPSEHTDTTHAAAAHVSESTVTAPPSTSGDHRINRSDKPNTHASTPQYHWVPPAAGGRVGNPASETRAVPRGPTTPPNSPASERIPAAPPGRGSGAGPGGGLGNGPARPGTAPPQGTAHGAVAKGTPGAPPGPPARGGGADKDRRRPGYLRNSDPKDTFSDPLPKTAPPVIGQPRRTPRGKA from the coding sequence ATGGTTTTCGAAAGACCGCTCACGGCCGCTGAGATCTACGAACAGGTGACCGGCGGCAAGGGCCCCGGCAGCTTGTCCGAAGCAGCGACCGCCGCCGAACGACTTCATCGGGCGTTCACCGACTTCGCAACCGATTTACGGGACATCGCCAAAGAGATCGAACACAGCTGGGACGGTGACGCGGGAAACCACGCCGCCGGACTCACGAAATGGCTCGCACGGACGTTGGAGAACGACAAGTCGCTGGTGTGGAGTGTCAACCGCTCTCTCACCGACCAGATCACCGAGTTCGTGAGGGCCCGCGCCGGCGTCGTTCCCGTGCCGCCGCAGCCACCGGCTCCCACCTTGGAGGACATGGCGCACGAACTGTTCGGCGACAACTCCTACCAGGCAAAACTCGACGCCTACGAACGCGATGTCCAGAACAACATCGCCGTGTACCGCGCCTACCACCAAGCCAGCCTCGCCAACGCCGGCATCCTCCCTCTCCGGTACCCGTCACCGCCCCCGACCGCTGACGGCAGCGAGATCACTCGGGCCGACGTGAGTGGCCAACCCAGCAGCACCACACAGCAGCTCAGCCCAATGGGAGGCGGTCCGGGTTCGATCGAGCAAGTCGAGGCGCCGCCACCCAGCACTCCACCGATCGCTGTGCCCGAACAACGGTCCTCGTCGCGCCCGCCGGTGGACACGGCCTCTCCCTCGCCCCCGTCGGAACACACCGACACCACCCACGCGGCAGCAGCTCATGTGTCGGAGTCGACCGTCACCGCACCGCCCTCGACCTCCGGCGACCACCGGATCAACCGTTCGGACAAACCGAACACCCACGCCTCGACACCGCAGTACCACTGGGTCCCCCCGGCCGCCGGTGGCCGGGTCGGCAATCCCGCTTCGGAAACCCGCGCCGTCCCCCGCGGCCCGACAACACCACCGAACTCACCGGCTTCGGAACGTATCCCCGCCGCACCACCCGGACGTGGCAGCGGGGCGGGTCCGGGTGGTGGGCTCGGCAACGGTCCCGCCCGCCCCGGCACGGCACCCCCGCAGGGCACCGCCCACGGCGCGGTCGCCAAAGGCACGCCCGGAGCGCCGCCGGGGCCCCCAGCGCGTGGTGGTGGCGCGGACAAGGACCGCCGGCGCCCCGGCTACCTGAGAAATTCCGATCCGAAGGACACCTTCAGCGATCCGCTGCCCAAGACCGCGCCACCGGTCATCGGGCAACCACGTCGAACACCTCGGGGCAAAGCGTGA
- a CDS encoding DUF3558 domain-containing protein, with product MNRIRTAVILFVTALLAGCSAESSGTPAPSSATSVSPLLSTEDSAYGAPTIETPLKIDSFLEQPCTSLKRDQIIGYLGDETKTESHRDNAAGPSCLWRSDIRSDAHIIIMYPRVTDKGLSAIYRNREEHAFFVEMPPIDGYPTVAVSTIDNRSEGECPVLVGTSDSDYVSVYLHLGKGSVGKIDPCEAAHEVATTVIGNIKASNSE from the coding sequence ATGAACCGCATCCGGACCGCCGTCATACTGTTCGTTACCGCTCTCCTCGCGGGATGCTCGGCCGAGTCAAGCGGCACTCCGGCACCGTCCTCAGCAACCTCCGTCTCCCCTCTTCTCTCCACGGAAGACAGTGCTTACGGCGCCCCCACGATCGAGACCCCTTTGAAGATCGATTCCTTTCTGGAGCAGCCCTGCACCTCATTGAAGAGAGACCAAATAATCGGCTACCTCGGAGACGAAACCAAAACAGAATCCCACCGGGACAACGCTGCCGGGCCTTCCTGTTTATGGCGTTCCGACATACGTAGCGATGCACATATCATAATCATGTATCCGCGAGTCACCGACAAGGGCCTGTCCGCGATCTACAGAAACAGGGAAGAGCACGCTTTCTTCGTCGAGATGCCCCCCATCGACGGATATCCGACCGTCGCCGTCAGCACGATCGACAATCGCTCCGAAGGAGAATGTCCCGTTCTCGTCGGCACCAGTGATTCCGACTACGTGAGCGTCTACCTACATCTCGGGAAAGGTTCCGTCGGGAAGATCGATCCCTGCGAGGCCGCACACGAAGTCGCCACCACCGTCATCGGCAACATCAAGGCGAGCAACAGCGAGTGA
- a CDS encoding polyprenyl synthetase family protein: protein MSVRDGTIDELRAAVGLQIADEELLRTLVAGLENVEEILREVASSDVAAIDEAARHLVDAGGKRFRPMFTLLAAQFGKDGSGEAVITAAAAVELVHLATLYHDDVMDEATMRRGAPSVNARWDNSVAILTGDYLFAHASRLVADLGTDAARIIAETFGELVTGQMRETVGPRDGEDPVEHYLSVIGQKTGSLIATAGRFGGMFSGAEPEHVEALHRFGEIVGTAFQISDDIIDIASPSDTSGKSQGTDLREGVRTLPMHYALSHDPDPRLVTLLSGPLADDALVEEALDLLRRSGGLERTRETLADYARRAQEELAALPASAAREACESVADYLVARTH from the coding sequence GTGTCAGTGCGTGATGGCACCATCGACGAGTTGCGCGCTGCAGTCGGACTGCAGATCGCGGACGAGGAACTGCTGCGGACGCTCGTCGCGGGGCTGGAGAACGTGGAGGAGATCCTCCGCGAGGTGGCCAGCAGCGACGTCGCGGCCATAGACGAGGCCGCGCGTCACCTGGTGGACGCCGGGGGCAAACGCTTCCGTCCCATGTTCACGTTGCTGGCCGCCCAGTTCGGTAAGGACGGCAGCGGGGAGGCCGTGATCACCGCGGCCGCCGCCGTGGAACTGGTCCACCTCGCCACGCTGTACCACGACGACGTGATGGACGAGGCCACGATGCGGCGGGGCGCGCCGAGCGTCAACGCCCGCTGGGACAACAGCGTGGCCATCCTGACCGGCGACTATCTGTTCGCACACGCTTCTCGGCTGGTGGCCGATCTGGGAACCGACGCGGCACGGATCATCGCCGAGACGTTCGGCGAACTCGTGACCGGACAGATGCGGGAGACCGTCGGGCCGCGCGACGGGGAGGACCCCGTGGAGCACTACCTGTCCGTCATCGGTCAGAAGACCGGGTCTCTGATCGCGACGGCGGGTCGCTTCGGCGGCATGTTCTCCGGCGCCGAGCCCGAACACGTCGAGGCGCTGCACCGGTTCGGCGAGATCGTGGGCACGGCGTTCCAGATCTCCGACGACATCATCGACATCGCCTCGCCGTCCGACACCTCGGGCAAGTCGCAGGGGACGGACCTCCGCGAGGGGGTGCGCACGTTGCCGATGCACTACGCGCTGTCCCACGACCCCGACCCGCGGCTGGTGACGTTGCTGTCCGGGCCTCTCGCGGACGACGCTCTTGTGGAGGAAGCCCTCGATCTCCTGCGCCGATCGGGTGGCCTCGAACGGACACGGGAGACGCTTGCCGACTACGCTCGGCGCGCACAGGAGGAACTCGCCGCGTTGCCGGCATCGGCGGCGAGGGAGGCCTGCGAGTCGGTCGCCGACTACCTCGTCGCACGGACCCACTAG